A segment of the Candidatus Zixiibacteriota bacterium genome:
CCCCACCTATCCGGCGATCGATTTCTGGGGCCACGACTCGATTTTCTACGGGACTGAAGTCGGCCCGACTCAGGAGAGCGGCGGCGGCAGGGTGTACCTGACCGAGATCCCCAACGCCACGAACGGTACGATCTGGTCTCAGTCGTACTGGAACTGGAACACGTACGGATGGAACACTGCTCGTGCCGCCGACGTCGCTTGCGATACGTCGGGCGAATTCAACCAGCGTCCCGGCGAGTATGCCTTCGGCATCGTCTCCTGGGTTGCCAATACCACATACCCCACGCCAGATCTGCTCGCGGCGCCTCATATTCTTTACGAAATAGACACAACTATTGCCGGTTACGCCACGATCAGTTGGTATTCAGTGAGCGGTTGCAAGACTACCGCCGTAGATATCGACAAGGTCACCACGCTGTTATACGCGGTGTACGACCGGCTAAACGACACAACCAATTTGTGGGAACTGCTTATTAGACGCGACCTGTTCTCTAATTTCAACGACGAGACACAAAGCGGCATGGTGATGTATGAAATGGGAGTGGACACCAGCGTTACCAACCCTGCAGTAGCCGCACACGGCGGACAGATCGCAATTGTTACGGAACTTGGGACCACGGCTGCGCCGAATGACCATGATATTATCTGCTGGCACCACACCGGAAGCTTTTACGATAGCCTCGAAACCAGTATTGTGGCTGCGACGGCGGCTGACGAGCGGTACCCGCGCATTTCACATGTGGGAGGTAATAAATTCGCCTGCACGTACATTTCCGGTAACCAGCTCTATCTTTCGACGAGTTGCGACGGCGGAGCAACCTGGAGCATGCCGGCGGTTGTCAGCGGCGCCGATATTGTCGTGCCTGAATACCATGCATCCGATATAGGCGAACAAGGACAGAAGGTGATCTGGGAATACTACTCCAACCTGCCGACCGACAGCGCCATCAGCCTGCACTTTGCCGAGACGAACATTGCATTCGACACCGACGGTGATTGCGTAGATGACCCGTCCGACAACTGCCCTGCCATGGCGAATCCCTTACAAGAGGATGGGGATGCCGACGGTGTCGGCGATCTGTGCGACAACTGCCCAGTGGACCCGAATCCAAATCAGGCCGACACCGATCAGGATGGGATCGGTGACGTTTGCGATGGCTGCTGCCTGGTGCTAACGGGCAATGTCGACGGTGACACCGGTGACCTGGTCGACATTTCCGACCTCTCGGCCATGGTGGACTACCTGTTCTTCAGTGGCTCTATTTCAAGCTGCTTCGAGGAAAACGATGTCGATAAATCGGCGAGCGTAGACATTTCCGACTTGTCGGTCTTAGTGGATTTTCTGTTCTTCTCAGGGGCACTGCCGACCTGTCCGTGATGTTGACTTAGGATAAAAGGGACCGCAGATCCCTCAGATTGGCTGGCTGCTCCCAAACGGGGCAGCCAGCTTTTGTTTTTTGGCCCAAGGGTTTAGCGGCTTTTGGGACGGGAGGTCAGAGATCAGATGAGTGCCAACCAACGCGTACGGAGCCGGTGATGTGTCGCCCGCCCAGCCCATTTCCGGCCACGCCGAGCAGGCTTGGCCGGGGCCAAAAAAAACTCAGCAAATACTTGACAGTTGAAGCAGTTTATGACATTATACCGGCGAGGACAATTGGGACACAAAGCTCAGCCGGATAACGATCGTGGACCCGTCGGCGAAACAGGCTGCGCGAAGTTGTGTACCCGTTAGTTAAATATGGGAGGTTACGTTCGGGCGAAGACGGGAGTCGCGAAGTCGACACGAAATAGCGCAGGTGAGCAGGATTCACGTATGGGGGAATTTGCCTAGGATGCCTATCGACCCACACCCCCTGAAGCGCTGAGATCGCACGAATAAGATTGACTGAGCAGTAGACAATAGCTAAATATCCCCTCACGAGGGCGCAACCCACGTGATATGATGAAGGGGCTGGCGGAGTGTTTACCACTCACCTCCTTACTTGTTATCCCTCCCTCCCCCCGAGTAAGGCAGGCGCCAGCCCCGCCTTTTTATCTTCGAGATCCTGATTCCGATTTCACCCAACGTGCGTGAAATTCCAGGCGCATTGCTTTCGACGGCGAGGGAGAAATTGCTTCGCATAATTCACGATAGTCCGGAATTTCACAAGCCGGATGCTAACCGCTACGGGCGGGTCCCCGGGTTCATATCATACGATGAGGCGCTGGGGAACTCATCTCCCCTTCCGGCATCTCATACGGTCCGGCACTAAATCTCAAACGCAGACTGTTTGGGTCCCTGCACGACCTTTTACTGGCATCTCATCGGAAGAGGCCGTATACTTAGACTGTCTAACGGGCAGCGATACAGTAAGCAGGCTGTGACACCAAAGCAACGAACAGACAGGGGACTTCGACAACCTTCTTCCGCCGGTCATCCCGGTATGAGCAGGTTTCTCATCGGCACGCTTCTACTCCTCGGTGCATTAACAGCGTCGGGACTGCTGACGGCAAGACATATCTGGGCCCTGGCGGTCGCTGGGTGCGGTTCTGATGGTGGCTGCGACTGGGCTGTCAGAGGACCGTACAGCAAGGTCCTCGGTGTACCAGTTGCACATCTTGGGTTGGCCTACTTTGCGGCTATCCTGTACTTGTGGTTCGATCGACGCCGCATGGATGCCGGCGGTGTAGTTCGGTGGGTGGCACGGGGAGGCGTAGCTGTCTCACTGGCCTTCATCGGGATCATGTTTCTCGCCGGCCGCTGGTGCCCGTGGTGCCTGGTTGTGCATGCGGCGAATGTGGGGTGGTGGCTCCTGATAGAGATTGGCGAGCGGGGACGTGATTCGGCACGTCCGACATCACGCCTGGCGATGGGGCTGGCGGCACTTCTTTTCGCGCTCACCATTGCCACAACTCAGGCTCTGTATTTCAGAGAACAGATGGCATCGCAATCAGCGGCTCATCGTGCGGCGCTTGAGTCAATCGCACGGATGAGCCAGCCTCTCTCCCAGACTCCAGTTGATTCGGTAGATCGTCCGGCTGCTGTGGTCACCGACACGACCACAAGTCACCAAACAACCAAGACCGCAAATCGATTCGGGGGCAGGTTCTGGCTGGGGAGCACAAATCCGACAGTGAGGTTGGTAATTTTCAATGACTATCAATGCGAACTCTGTTTTCAAGTGGAGCAACAGATCAAGCAACTTCTCGCCAGTCGAAAGAACCTGGCCCTCTCGGTCAAGCAATGGCCGTTTGACGCCGATTGCAATCCGAACATTCTGACAGAGAGTCCACATAAAGGTGCCTGCAAGGCGTCGCGAGCGGCTGAAGCGGCGGGACTGTTGGGGGGCGAGCAGGCATTCTGGAAAATGCACTTCTGGCTGGTGGAGCATGGCGGGCAGTTTACCGATGCGGCTCTCGATCAGCAGGTGAAGTGGCTCGGCCTCGACCCGGCGCGGTTCCGCGAATCCATGCGCGGCAGGGTTGTCGACAGTCTCTTGCAGGGTGACATTTCCGAAGGGATGGCGTATGGCCTGAAATGGACGCCGATGGTGTTCGTCAACGGCTATGAAGTACAAGGTTGGAATTCCGCGGGTGCACTGCCGGCGGCAATCGACCGCGCGACACAACTGGCGCTGCAAAGCCCACGCTCCAAAGATCGACCAGTGCCGGCTGCCGAGATGCAGCTGCGAGCCTGGCAAGGCCAGCGCGTTCAATCCATCCCTGTCACCAGCGATGACCACACGCGGGGTCCGGCTTCAGCCCCAGCAACGGTAATTGTCTTTGGAGATCTCACCTGTAATTTCCATGCAACCGCCCGGCAGATACTGGCGCAGGCAATCGGTGACTCGTCGCAGGTCCGGATCGTATTCAAGGACTTCCCGCTCGACGGCCGCTGCAATGATCTGGTGACCCGCGAAATCAACCCGAACGGCTGTCTCGCATCGAAGCTCGCTCACGCCACAGGGCTGGTGGCGGGCGAAGACGCATACTGGCGTGCCTATCAATGGATTGTGGACAATCGCGCAACCATTACTTCAGCATCGGTAACCCAACTCGCCACTTTCCTCGGCGTTGCTCAGCTCGATCTGGAGACGGCACTTTCTGACCCGAGAATCGAGGCCCGCATCGCCCGGAATGTCGAGTTGGCCAAGAAGCTGGGTGTCGACAGCTCCCCCACCATCTTTGTCAACGGTCGCAAAGCAGCCGGCTGGCAGACACCCGGCCTGCTTGACAAAGTCCTGTCGGCTGCAATCAACCGCTAATTCGAGACATTTCGATTTTGTCAGGGTCCTGTTAGTTTTTATACTTGACAAACACGGTCCATTATCTATACATTAGCCCGTAAATACTCACACCCGACCTCATTACTTGAGTCATTTCGCCGGGTTGTGCTCCTGAATTCGAGAAGTCCGAACGCAAAAACATTTACCAAACGTACGCCGAGAACCTAAAACACTAACTACTCGCTGAGCTCAAGGAGGGTTCATGCAAAAGTTTAAGTTGCTGTGGAGCGTTCTATGGCTCGCTCTACTCGTGCTCTTTTGTCCGGTTCCGGGCCGGGCAATAACGCACAACGTCAGCATTGTCGATTTTAGCTACACTCCGCCGTTAACCCAGGTGAATTGGGGAGACACGGTCAAATGGACCAACATGGGGGCGTTCGCACACACCGTCACCAGCGATCCCTCCTCCGCAAAAAGCTTCAGCTCCGGCACGTTATTGCCAGGGCAATCATTCTTCGACGTCTTCGTATCGGTCGATGGGATGGGGCCATTCCCGTATCATTGTGACTTTCACATTGACATGAAAGACACCATTATCGTCCGGCCCGGACAGCCGCCCACCGGGGCGTGCTGCCAGCAAGGGGCCGCCGGTCCTTTCTGTTCGCAATTGACGGCCTCCGAGTGCCAGGCTGCAGGCGGCACCTATTTTGGTGACAATGTGCCCTGTTCCCAAGTGAACTGCACGCCGCCGCAGGGAGCCTGTTGCCGTCCCGGCGCACTCTGTTTCATTACCACTGCTTCCCAGTGTCAGGCCGCTGGCGGCACGTATCAAGGGGATGGAACCACCTGTACCCCTGACCCATGCAACCAGCCAGTAGACGGTGCCTGCTGCATTCCGGGTGCCGGTTGCCAGATAATGCCGCAGACGCAGTGTATTGCCAGCGGTGGTAGCTGGTACGGACCTGGCACAACGTGCACACCAGACCCTTGTTCGCCTCCAATCGGTGCGTGCTGCCTGCCCGATGGCACCTGTGCGCAGATGAGCGAACTTGACTGTATTTACAAGAATGGTGCCTGGCAAGGGCCAGGTACTAACTGCGCGACGATCGTCTGCCACCCACCGGTTCGGGGCGCGTGCTGTCTGCCCACCGGCGGATGTGTCATGTTGACACAGGCCGACTGTCTGCAGCAGGGAGGCCAGTACAAAGGGGACGGCGTGCTGTGCAGTCCGCTAATCTGCTTCGATTCGACGGGCGCATGCTGTCTGCCAACGGGTGCCTGTGTGCAGACCACCGCAGATAAGTGTAAAGATGCCAATGGCATCTATTTCGGTAACGGCGTGCCTTGCAGCCCGACACTCTGTCCGGGTGGTGGCAATGAGGTCGGCGCCTGCTGTCTACCGGATGGCACCTGCGTACCGAACCTGCTGCCGTCCGAATGTAAGTATATGCATGGTCTGTTCCTTGGTGTCGGGACAACGTGTGCCGGCGTCGTCTGTCAGCCGCCTCAGGAAGGGGCGTGTTGTCTGCCGAACGGCACGTGCATCCAGACTTTCAAGGACAGCTGCCGGGTGTACCATGGGACATTCTATGGCCCCGGCTCGCCGTGCACGCCGACCCTCTGTCCGCCTCCTCAGAGTGGGGCATGTTGCTTGCCTGACGGTACCTGTATCAACACCACGCCCAAGGGGTGCAAGCTTCGTCACGGGCACTGGCTCGGGTTTGGCACCAACTGTGCGACGGTCGATTGTCCGCCGCAGCCGGATCGGGGCGCCTGCTGCCTGCCGAGCGGTGCGTGCGTGATTATCACATCGGCTCAGTGCAAGGCTCAAGGGGGCGCATATCAAGGCAATGGAACATCCTGTTCGCCGAATCCGTGCGGCAAGCCTAAAGGCGCTTGCTGTCTGCCCAGCGGTGCGTGTGCGATCATGACGGCCCTTGAATGCGAACGTCTACATGGCAAGTACAAGGGGAACGGCACACCGTGTCTGCCCAATACCTGTTTGCCGCATGATCAGGTAGGGGCCTGCTGTCTTCCGAACGGAGCCGGTTGCATAGTTCTACCACCTTCCGCCTGCGCCAGCCTTGGCGGAGCGTTCATGGGGGTAGGTTCGATATGTACAGCGACCACCTGTCCGAATATCGATCCGACCGGCGCCTGCGATCTGCCTGACGGGAGGTGCATCCAGACCACACGTGTGGTTTGCGATGCCGCCTCGGGCATGTACGAAGGGGACGGTACACTTTGTCCGGGAACGCTGACCGGCACACCGTGTTGCATCGGACTCACCGGTAATGTGGACGGCGACGAGGACGATATGACGGATATCTCCGACCTGTCTACGATGGTCGACTTCCTGTTCTTCGGAGGCACCGTATCCGGATGCTTCGAGGAGAACGACGTCGACAACTCCGATTCGGTCGACATCTCCGATCTGTCGGTACTGGTGGACTTCCTGTTCTTCGGCGGGACATTGCCGACCTGTCCGTAGGAACATTGTCTACCGAGACTCCTGGGGAGCTGGTCCGGACGGACCGGCTCCCCTTTTTTAAATCGCGAACGGCTGCCTCACCGGCTGGAAGGCATCAAAACTTATCCATGTCAGACTCGTATCAGAGCGATATGGATTATGTCTCATCATTCAGAAGACACTTGTGTCAATCATCGACAGTTTGTAGGTTTGGCCTTCCTAAATTGAGGAGATGTATAGAATGAAGCAGTTCTGTTTTCGCACGGTTGGCGCAACACTGATAGTGTTCGTACTCACCTTCGGTGTTACCGTTGCCCAAACCAATGAACACGGTTTGGACCGCGCCAACTTCGACACCACCATCAGTCCCTGCACTGACTTCTACCAGTTTGCGAACGGCAGCTGGCTGAAGAACAACCCGATTCCGGCCCAGTACGGCACATGGGGAGCGGGTCACGAGGTATACGAGAGAAATATCGCACTACTACGGAGTATCCTTGAAGAGGCTGCCACAACGGCAGGGGCTTCAAAAGGGAGCATCACCCAGAAACTGGGTGATTTTTATTCGACTGCAATGGACAGTGCTCGCATCGAAGCGGATGCTGCCAAGCCGCTGCAGGCAGAGTTCGCTGCATTGGATGCCCTCAAGACCGGTCAGGATATCCAGAAACTAGTGGCCGGTTATCATGCCGGAGGGCAGACATTCTTGTTCGGTATCGGTTCTGATCAGGACATGAAGAACAGCACCGAGGTCATTGCCTATGCGACGCAAGGCGGCCTTGGGCTGCCAGACCGCGATTACTACACCCGCGATGACGATGAGTCCAAACAACTGCGCGAAAAATACGTGGCCCATGTCTCTAAGATGCTCCAGTTGCTGGGTGACAGTCCCGCCGATGCGGCGGCCCACGCCGAACGCATAATGGTGCTGGAGACCCGTCTGGCCAAGGCGTCATTGACAAATGTGGAGCAGCGTGACCCGAACAGCTGGTACAACATGGTATCGGTGGTTGATGCCGACAAAGCCACGCCGCATTTTGCCTGGTCATACTATTTCTCGACTATAGGCCTCCCGGAGGTGCAGAAGTTCTCGTTCGCTCATCCCAAATTCTTTGCGGCAATGGATTCTCTGATTACGGAATTGCCGATCGATGACTGGAAGCAGTATTTCCGTTGGCATCTGGTGCACGACGCGGCGCCGCAACTGAGTTCCGATTTCGTGAACGAGAATTTTGCGTTCTACGGAACAGCACTGGCTGGTACCAAAGAACTGCGCCCTCGGTGGAAGCGTGTGCTGACGGCCGCCGACAACACGCTGGGCGAGGCACTCGGCCAGGCCTACGTCGCCAAGGCGTTCCCACCCAAGTCGAAAGCACGGGCGATTGAAATGGTGAATAATCTGCGCGAGGCGCTCAAGGCGCGCATCCAGGCGCTCGATTGGATGAGCGACTCGACCAAGGCCCTGGCCCAGAAGAAGCTCGCGGCCTTCACGGCGAAAATCGGTTATCCCGAGAAATGGCGTGACTACTCCGGCCTCGAGATCGACAAGTCATCGTACTATGCCAACATGCGCCGGGGTGAGGCATTCGAGCTGCACCGGCAGATCGCTAAGATCGGCAAACCGGTCGACCGCACCGAGTGGGGCATGACACCACAGACGGTCAATGCATACTACAATCCACTCATGAATGAGATAGTCTTCCCTGCCGGCATTCTGCAACCGCCGATGTTTGACGGTGAAGTTGACGATGCCGTCAATTACGGCGCCATGGGTTCGGTGATAGGACACGAGATGACACATGGTTTCGACGACCAGGGAAGCCAGTTCGACGCCGAAGGAAATCTGAAGAACTGGTGGACGGAAAAAGACCTCGCCGAGTTCAAGAATCGGACACAGCGGCTGGTGGCGCAATACGGGGCATACGTGGCGATCGATAGCCTGCATGTGAACGGCGAGTTGACGTTGGGTGAGAATATTGCGGACCTCGGCGGCGTGCTGATAGCATACGACGCACTCAAGATGGCGCTCAAGGGGAAGCCAGTCGAAAAGATCGACGGTTTCACGCCGCAGCAACGGTTCTTCCTGTCATTCGCACAGAGCTGGCGTGAGAATTATCGCCCGGAATCGCTCAAGCTGCAGGTGAACACCGACCCGCATTCACCGACCAACTTCCGCACCGATGGTCCCTTGTACAATGTCCCGGCATTCAAAGAGGCTTTCGATTGCGAGGCCGGATCCAAAATGGTTAACGCGGACCTTGTGAATATCTGGTAAGGCTGCGGCGTTTGGCGCCTCCGCGCACACGCAAATAACTTCGAATACAAGAGGGCGGTCGCCAGTTGCGACCGCCCTCTTCTTCTGGTCTTCCGGACGGTGGGACTGATTCTGTATCAGTCACCGTGGGGTCGGCGGTCCGGGAGGAGGAGGCAGCGTTTTCGGCTCGGACTTCAGTTTCTCCGCGACATATTGAATGGCCCGGTCCAGTTGGTCGTCGGAGCCCCGGGCCTCACGGTCCGGCAGATTATCGACCTCCATGTCCGGTGATACGCCTACGTTCTCCATCACCCACTGGCTCTTCATATTGTAGGTAGAGAATTCGGGAACGGTGTAGTATCCGCCGTCGATGAGTTCATCCATGCCTCTGATGCCGACAACTCCGCCCCAGGTCCGCTTCCCCATGAGCGGGCCAAGTTTGTATTCACGGAAGCAGTACGGGAAGATATCTCCATCGGAGGTCGAGAACTGATTCATGAGCGTGATCATGTGGGCATAGGGTGCGTCGCCCGGATCAGGACCGGCAGCAAAATTGCGCGAGTACCCCATACCAACCACTTCGCGCCGGAGCCGTTCGAGCACGAGTCCCGACACGAACCCGCCACCGTTGTATCTCACATCGATGATGAGGCCGGGCTTGCGCAACTGGCCGAAATACATCTTGGCAAATCGGACCAATCCGTAGCTTCCCATGTCGGGGATATGCAGATAACCGATCTGGCCATGCGAGACGGAATCGACGTATTTTCGATTCTTCTCAACCCAGTTGAAATACCGAAGGTTTTCCTCCGAAGCGATCGGCTTGACAGTAACCTCGCGAGCTCCTTTCAAACCGGGTGAGCTGTTCAATGTCAGCGTCATCTGCTTGCCGACGGTGTGTTCGGTGAGCGAGTATGGATCGATGTCTGCCGTCAATTCCTGGCCGTTGATGGCAAGAAGATAATCCCCCTCTTTCACCTCTATACCCGGGTCTCGGAGCGGAGAGCGAAGTTCAGGGTCCCAGTTCTCTCCTTCGAGAATATGCGCGAGGCGAAGCCGTTTGCTCGCCGGATCGACCGCAAAGTCGACTCCCAGTAATCCAATGTCGCTAGACGGTACTTTCGGTTTCTCGCCGCCACCGACATAAGTGTGCGAACAACAGAGTTCGCCGACCATCTCCCCCAGCACGTACGTGAAGTCGTACCGGTTGATGACATACGGTATAAGCGGTGCATACTTGTCGTGCATTTTCTGCCAGTCAACGCCGTGCATGTGCTCATCGTAGAAATAATCCCGATACCGGCGCCATACCTGGTTGAACATCTGGGAGAACTCACTCTCATGGTCGACCTTCATCTCCATCCGGCTCAGGTCGAGTTTCTTGTCCTCAAGGTCAGCTTTCTCACCTTCAGCGGACACGACATAGAAGTTGTTGTCTTTCTTGATCAGGAGGTTCTTCTGATCGGCCGACAAGGCGTAACTCTCGATGCCACTCAGGAAGGCGAAATTCTTCTTTTTGGCAATGTCATATTTGTTGAGTATTCGATCTGGCTGACCAATATTGCCCACCATCCCCCGCACCGGATTTCCCAAGTAGAAAATACCGCCGGGCACAGCCATGAGACCGTTGTAATTACCTGCGGGCAGATCGATCGCAACCTGTCGCTCATATATTCCGTCAAAATCGACCTTAACTTTGACAGGTCCGGTCTTGGGTTTATCTTCTCCCTCCTTCCCGGTTTTCCCCTTGTCCGACATCTTCTTAGCTGTGTCCACCTTAACCTCTACTTCATCACTTTTGGGGCGGAACGGACTCAGACTGTCGGCATTCAGCACAATAAGATACAGATCGTCAATAGATGTGTTGATGTATTCGAACTCATACGCGCCCAGGACCGGATTAAAATTCCGCTCGGATATGAAATACAGGTACTGGCCGTTGGGGTCAAACGCAGGGCCGTAATCGTTGGTCCAGCTGGGTGTCAATTGGTGGAGTGTGTTGTTGTCGAAAGCAAACGTGAAGATGGTCCGGATACCGTTGTCCAATACTTTGGAGTATGCCAGGAACCGGCTGTCCGGAGACCAGGCCATGTCTCTGATCTCATTTCGCGTGGCTTTATCGATCTGTACGGTCTGCTTCGTGGCTACCGCGACGACGTACAAGCGAAGGCTCTTGTCGGAAAACGCGAGTTTCTTCGAATCGGGGGACCATACCGCACCATATCGATGGCTGTCGCCACCGGTGATGAGCTGCACCGATTCCTTGCCGTCTTGAGACGTGATGTAGAACTCATCCTCGCCGGATTTGTCGGATATGTACGCCACCCACTTGCCGTCGGGCGACCAGACCGGATTCATGTCATTTGCAGACGAACTCAGTGTCAGATTCCTGGTGTTTCCTTCCTTGGCCGGGACAGTGAATATGTCGCCTCGCGCCGCAAAAACCGCCCGCTTACCGTCGGGCGAAATGTCGAAGTCAGTAACGCACTCCGAGACATTCTGGAACTCTGTACGCACCGTGTTGCGATCCGTAATTAGGGATATCTCGATTTTATGTATCTCTTCCGAGGGGAGGTCCATAACGTACAGAAAACCGCCGCTCTCGAAAACAATGCCATTATCCCCCAGGGATGGCCAGCGGACATCGTAATCGGTATAGTTGGTGACCTGTCGAGTTTGGCCGGAGTTCATTTCGTAGCAGTACAGGTTGAGACGCCCGGTGCGATCGGAATTGAAATATATACGCTCGCCAAACCACATCGGCATGTTGTCAGTCCCCTCCCAATCGGTTATCTTTTGATTGGCGTAGGTGGTGAGGTCAAAAATCCAGACATCCTGCGCCATTCCCCCTTTGTAGCGTTTCCAGGTGCGAAAGTCGCGATAGACAGGACAGTAGGCCACTTTCTTTCCGTCCGGCGACAGGCTGGTGAAACCGGCTGTGGCCATTGGCAACGGTTCCGACATCCCACTAGCCACGCTCACCAGATAGGCACGGCCATCCCACCAATTCATGGACTCTTTGCGCGACCGATATAGCACCTTATCCCCCGCCTTCGACCAACCCATAACCACGTTTTCCGGGCCGAAGCGCTCGGACGTATTCTGAAGTCCCGGATGATAGGTGAGTCGCTTCGGCTCGCCGCCGGCGACCGGTATGACGTAGACGGAGAAATCGCCATCGTATTGGCCGGTGAAGGCGATGTGCTTGCCGTCTGGTGAAAATCGTGGGAACATCTCGAGTCCTTCGTGGCTGGTTAACCGTGTGGCCTGTCCACCGGTGCGAGCCGCGACATAGATATCGCCTCCATACGAAAACGCTACTTGATTCCCGTTTACGGTCGGGAAGCGAAGCAGCCGCGCTTCCTCGGCGTTGAGCGTCAACGCCAGAAGCACCAACACTGACAGTAGCGCTGCTATGTTCCTCATACAATCCTCGCGTATATCATGGGATGATCGATAATTGAGTTCAGATACAATAGACTAATCCGATGGGGCGGAATCTGTGAGAACGATGGGACGGTGTTCATACGGGTCAAGGGTAATACGAATACACTGCGAGTCCCCATCTCGTCATAGACGAAAAGCCAGGGATGAAGTTTCAAGATTCACCAGTTGACTAACCTGCCGCCGATCACGTATTGTGTCCCAGAAGGACGTCACACCGGCCAAGGCATCAAAGTATGTCTGAATTTCGCCAGAATCAAGCAACCAAGGAATGGGTGATCATGGCGCCCGAACGCGGCAAGCGCCCGTCGGATCTTCGCAAACAGCAGCCGCAGCGCGCACCGATCCCGGAATTCCGCGATGATTGCCCCTTCTGCCCCGGACACGAAGAAGCCACCGATGAAGCGGTATACGTTCAGCCTGTCGAGGGGCAGTGGGCCGTTCGTGTCGTGCCGAACAAGTATGCCGCACTCCAGCCCCATCTGGCAGCAACTCGATCGCATGTGGGTCGATTTCTGGCCGCCAAGGGGTTTGGGATCGCGGAGGTGGTGATCGAGCACCCTAAACACCATGTGACCATTGCCACCATGGCGACGACGGAGGTTCAGGAAGTCCTTCGTGCGTACCGCCAGCGCCAGAGGGCACTGAGCAAAAACGACAAGATCAATCTGGTTTCGGTCTTCCGAAACCATGGTGCGCAGGCCGGTACATCATTGGAGCACCCG
Coding sequences within it:
- a CDS encoding PDZ domain-containing protein produces the protein MRNIAALLSVLVLLALTLNAEEARLLRFPTVNGNQVAFSYGGDIYVAARTGGQATRLTSHEGLEMFPRFSPDGKHIAFTGQYDGDFSVYVIPVAGGEPKRLTYHPGLQNTSERFGPENVVMGWSKAGDKVLYRSRKESMNWWDGRAYLVSVASGMSEPLPMATAGFTSLSPDGKKVAYCPVYRDFRTWKRYKGGMAQDVWIFDLTTYANQKITDWEGTDNMPMWFGERIYFNSDRTGRLNLYCYEMNSGQTRQVTNYTDYDVRWPSLGDNGIVFESGGFLYVMDLPSEEIHKIEISLITDRNTVRTEFQNVSECVTDFDISPDGKRAVFAARGDIFTVPAKEGNTRNLTLSSSANDMNPVWSPDGKWVAYISDKSGEDEFYITSQDGKESVQLITGGDSHRYGAVWSPDSKKLAFSDKSLRLYVVAVATKQTVQIDKATRNEIRDMAWSPDSRFLAYSKVLDNGIRTIFTFAFDNNTLHQLTPSWTNDYGPAFDPNGQYLYFISERNFNPVLGAYEFEYINTSIDDLYLIVLNADSLSPFRPKSDEVEVKVDTAKKMSDKGKTGKEGEDKPKTGPVKVKVDFDGIYERQVAIDLPAGNYNGLMAVPGGIFYLGNPVRGMVGNIGQPDRILNKYDIAKKKNFAFLSGIESYALSADQKNLLIKKDNNFYVVSAEGEKADLEDKKLDLSRMEMKVDHESEFSQMFNQVWRRYRDYFYDEHMHGVDWQKMHDKYAPLIPYVINRYDFTYVLGEMVGELCCSHTYVGGGEKPKVPSSDIGLLGVDFAVDPASKRLRLAHILEGENWDPELRSPLRDPGIEVKEGDYLLAINGQELTADIDPYSLTEHTVGKQMTLTLNSSPGLKGAREVTVKPIASEENLRYFNWVEKNRKYVDSVSHGQIGYLHIPDMGSYGLVRFAKMYFGQLRKPGLIIDVRYNGGGFVSGLVLERLRREVVGMGYSRNFAAGPDPGDAPYAHMITLMNQFSTSDGDIFPYCFREYKLGPLMGKRTWGGVVGIRGMDELIDGGYYTVPEFSTYNMKSQWVMENVGVSPDMEVDNLPDREARGSDDQLDRAIQYVAEKLKSEPKTLPPPPGPPTPR